From a single Actinomyces viscosus genomic region:
- a CDS encoding aspartate kinase — translation MALVVQKYGGSSVSDVDAMRRVARRIVATREAGNTVVVVVSAMGDTTDELLDQAAALTTDAPAREMDILLSAGERISMALLAMAVGELGVPARAYTGAQAGVLTDSKYGKASIVGVLPERVARSIQTGAVAIVAGFQGINEVEDTTTLGRGGSDTTAVALAAALNADVCEIYTDVDGLFTADPRIVPTAKRIESLSSEETLELAAHGAKILHLRAVEYARRFGVPLHVRSSFSDKTGTWIYDGRREGAFVPSVVAAQLDDVVAADTDSADSAASAASAPSAASPEDAAAPEAAPAGQAGQASPSDPAGLDEGPSAAVVDSAHRNAIAARAQARPRPSAKEDHVEAPVISGIAHDRSQDKITLVGVPDVPGAAARIFAIVAGTDANIDMIVQDVSAEGTGLTNISFTCPDGDSATAREALEAAREELGFRSLHFNPDIGILSLVGAGMRSNPGVSARLFSALSEAGVNIHMISTSEIRISVVVDDAVLDEAVRAVHSAFGLDAQAAEAVVYGGTGR, via the coding sequence ATGGCACTGGTCGTCCAGAAGTACGGCGGCTCGTCCGTCAGCGATGTCGACGCGATGCGACGCGTCGCCCGGCGCATCGTCGCCACCCGCGAGGCCGGCAACACGGTCGTCGTCGTCGTCTCCGCGATGGGGGACACGACCGACGAGCTCCTCGACCAGGCCGCCGCCCTGACGACCGACGCCCCGGCCCGCGAGATGGACATCCTCCTGTCGGCCGGCGAGCGCATCTCCATGGCCCTGCTCGCCATGGCCGTCGGCGAGCTCGGCGTGCCGGCGCGCGCCTACACCGGCGCCCAGGCCGGCGTCCTCACCGACTCCAAGTACGGCAAGGCCTCCATCGTCGGGGTCCTGCCCGAGCGCGTGGCCCGCTCCATCCAGACCGGCGCGGTCGCCATCGTCGCCGGCTTCCAGGGCATCAACGAGGTCGAGGACACCACCACCCTGGGGCGCGGCGGCTCCGACACCACCGCCGTCGCCCTGGCCGCCGCCCTCAACGCCGACGTCTGCGAGATCTACACCGACGTCGACGGCCTGTTCACCGCCGACCCCCGCATCGTCCCCACCGCCAAGCGCATCGAGTCCCTCTCCAGCGAGGAGACCCTGGAGCTGGCCGCCCACGGCGCCAAGATCCTCCATCTGCGCGCCGTGGAGTACGCCCGCCGCTTCGGCGTGCCGCTGCACGTGCGCTCCTCCTTCTCCGACAAGACCGGGACCTGGATCTACGACGGCCGTCGCGAGGGCGCCTTCGTGCCCTCGGTCGTGGCCGCCCAGCTCGACGACGTCGTCGCCGCCGACACCGACAGCGCCGACAGTGCTGCCAGCGCGGCCAGTGCCCCCAGCGCCGCGAGCCCGGAGGATGCCGCCGCTCCGGAGGCGGCCCCCGCCGGCCAGGCCGGCCAGGCCTCGCCCTCAGACCCCGCCGGACTCGACGAGGGCCCCTCGGCCGCCGTCGTCGACTCCGCGCACCGCAACGCCATCGCCGCGCGGGCCCAGGCCCGCCCCCGCCCGTCCGCCAAGGAGGACCACGTGGAAGCCCCCGTCATCTCCGGAATCGCCCACGACCGCAGCCAGGACAAGATCACGCTCGTGGGCGTGCCCGACGTCCCCGGCGCCGCGGCCCGCATCTTCGCGATCGTGGCCGGCACCGACGCCAACATCGACATGATCGTCCAGGACGTCTCCGCCGAGGGCACGGGCCTGACCAACATCTCCTTCACCTGCCCCGACGGCGACTCCGCCACCGCCCGCGAGGCCCTGGAGGCCGCCCGCGAGGAGCTGGGCTTCCGCAGCCTGCACTTCAACCCCGACATCGGCATCCTGTCCCTGGTGGGGGCCGGCATGCGCTCCAACCCGGGGGTCTCGGCGCGCCTGTTCAGCGCCCTGAGCGAGGCCGGGGTCAACATCCACATGATCTCCACCTCCGAGATCCGCATCTCG